In Brienomyrus brachyistius isolate T26 chromosome 3, BBRACH_0.4, whole genome shotgun sequence, the following proteins share a genomic window:
- the si:ch211-127m7.2 gene encoding cell cycle regulator of non-homologous end joining: protein MDNRQRDLPSWMLGGKNEQPQQENPIKTSHVPRKNKRKKLERTAVYGMNEAELVDTALSFLKEENLQGFRAQEPTGQKRSRRTAGSRMERNKQDRAGALSEEEAGDSKSEEDERTHVSESDPEVVAEEETVPYGAIANWGQAAGEGVQLRSTRDTVKADSASGDEEALQLVRDIFFT, encoded by the exons ATGGACAACAGGCAGCGGGATCTTCCGTCTTGGATGCTGGGCGGCAAAAACGAACAGCCCCAGCAAGAAAATCCCATCAAGACCAGTCATGTCCCAAGGAAGAATAAGAGAAAGAAGTTGGAAAG GACAGCTGTGTACGGCATGAATGAGGCTGAGCTCGTGGACACGGCGctcagcttcctcaaagaagaaAACCTCCAGGGTTTCAGGGCTCAGGAGCCTACAGGGCAG AAGAGAAGCAGAAGGACAGCTGGGAGTCGCATGGAGAGGAATAAGCAGGACCGTGCAGGTGCTTTGTCCGAGGAGGAGGCTGGTGACTCCAAATCTGAAGAAGACGAAAGAACCCACGTCTCTGAGAGTGACCCGGAAGTGGTCGCCGAGGAGGAGACTGTCCCATATGGAGCCATCGCGAACTGGGGccaagcagcaggggaaggtGTCCAGCTGCGGTCCACGCGTGACACTGTAAAGGCGGACTCGGCTTCCGGGGATGAGGAGGCCCTCCAGCTCGTGAGAGACATATTCTTCACATGA